A single window of Rhizobium indicum DNA harbors:
- the nrdF gene encoding class 1b ribonucleoside-diphosphate reductase subunit beta produces MNMQIQPASRVRAINWNRIEDDKDLEVWNRLTGNFWLPEKVPLSNDIPSWATLTPTEQQLTIRVFTGLTLLDTIQNGVGSIRLMEDAVTQHEEAVLSNISFMEAVHARSYSSIFSTLCSTPDVDDAYRWSEENEFLQRKSALIMEQYRSGDPLKKKVASVFLESFLFYSGFYLPMYWSSRAKLTNTADMIRLIIRDEAVHGYYIGYKFQRGLERLGEERRQEIKDFAFELLLELYDNEAKYTEALYDGVGLTEDVKKFLHYNANKALMNLGYEALFPGEACKVNPAILSALSPNADENHDFFSGSGSSYVIGKAVATEDEDWDF; encoded by the coding sequence ATGAACATGCAAATCCAACCCGCTTCTCGCGTGCGCGCCATCAATTGGAACCGCATCGAGGACGATAAGGATCTCGAAGTCTGGAACCGGCTCACCGGCAATTTCTGGCTGCCGGAGAAAGTGCCGCTTTCGAACGACATTCCTTCTTGGGCGACGCTGACGCCAACCGAGCAGCAGCTGACCATCCGCGTCTTCACCGGCTTGACGTTGCTCGACACGATCCAGAATGGCGTCGGTTCCATCCGGCTGATGGAGGATGCGGTGACGCAGCATGAGGAGGCGGTGCTTTCCAACATCTCCTTCATGGAGGCGGTGCATGCGCGCTCCTATTCGTCGATCTTCTCGACGCTGTGCTCGACGCCGGATGTCGACGATGCCTATCGCTGGTCGGAGGAGAACGAGTTCCTGCAGCGGAAATCGGCGCTGATCATGGAGCAGTATCGCTCCGGCGATCCGTTGAAGAAGAAGGTTGCGAGCGTCTTCCTCGAAAGCTTCCTGTTCTATTCCGGCTTCTACCTGCCAATGTATTGGTCGAGCCGCGCCAAGCTGACCAACACGGCCGACATGATCCGGCTGATCATCCGCGACGAGGCGGTGCACGGCTATTATATCGGCTACAAGTTCCAGCGCGGGCTGGAACGCCTCGGCGAGGAGAGAAGGCAGGAGATCAAGGATTTCGCCTTCGAGCTGCTGCTCGAACTCTATGACAACGAGGCGAAATATACCGAAGCGCTCTATGACGGTGTCGGGTTGACCGAGGACGTCAAGAAATTCCTGCATTACAATGCCAACAAGGCGCTGATGAACCTCGGCTATGAGGCGTTGTTCCCGGGTGAGGCCTGCAAGGTCAATCCGGCGATCCTGTCGGCACTTTCGCCGAATGCCGACGAGAACCACGACTTCTTCTCCGGCTCCGGCTCCTCCTATGTCATCGGCAAGGCTGTCGCGACCGAGGACGAAGACTGGGATTTCTGA
- the nrdH gene encoding glutaredoxin-like protein NrdH, whose product MTITVYSKPACVQCTATYRALDRLGVDYDIVDISQDAEALDRVRSLGYMQAPVVIAGEQHWAGFRPDMISALS is encoded by the coding sequence ATGACCATTACCGTCTACAGCAAGCCTGCCTGCGTCCAGTGCACTGCCACCTACCGCGCCCTCGACCGGTTGGGTGTCGATTATGACATCGTCGATATCTCGCAGGATGCCGAAGCGCTCGATCGCGTCCGCAGCCTCGGCTACATGCAGGCGCCCGTCGTCATCGCCGGCGAGCAGCATTGGGCGGGCTTCCGTCCCGACATGATCAGCGCGCTCTCTTGA
- a CDS encoding MerR family transcriptional regulator: MKKITIGEAARQSGVKVPTVRYYESIGLLAAPSRSESNQRSFEPADISRLAFIRHARELGFEIEAIRTLLTLQDDPHQSCASADAIAKARLIEVEQRIRSLMALKAELEIMVEGCGHGRVDQCRVIEVLADHGQCTHPHH, from the coding sequence ATGAAAAAGATCACGATCGGTGAAGCCGCCCGCCAAAGCGGCGTCAAGGTGCCGACGGTCCGCTATTATGAGAGCATCGGCCTGCTCGCAGCGCCGAGCCGCAGCGAGAGCAATCAGCGCTCCTTCGAACCCGCCGATATCAGCCGCCTCGCCTTCATCCGCCACGCCCGCGAGCTCGGCTTCGAGATCGAGGCGATCCGCACGCTGCTCACCCTGCAGGACGATCCGCACCAGTCCTGCGCCTCGGCCGACGCCATCGCCAAGGCCCGCCTCATCGAGGTCGAGCAGCGCATCCGCAGCCTGATGGCGCTGAAGGCCGAGCTGGAAATCATGGTGGAAGGCTGCGGCCACGGCCGCGTCGACCAATGCCGCGTCATCGAGGTGCTAGCCGACCACGGCCAGTGCACGCATCCGCACCACTAG
- a CDS encoding TIGR03862 family flavoprotein: MNQKQIAIIGGGPAGLAAAELLSRSGHAVTVYDAMPTFARKFLLAGKSGLNITHSEDYARFITRFGAAFARLQTALDAFTPDDIRDWAAGLGTDTFVGSSGRVFPKVMKASPLLRAWLRRLEAQGVTLRTRHRWAGFAENGYAFETPEGRSIVHCNAALLALGGASWPRLGSDAAWVPWLVGRGVEIATFQPANCGFVVGWRGNFSERFAGEPVKSVTATSEAGTFPGEFVITGSGIEGSLVYTHTAALRDRLLNHGSAVLTLDLTPGRTIERLSRDLARQDAKSSFSNRLRKGAGLDGVKAALLRELAPERDRTDPERLAGMIKALPVPVIETRPIGEAISSAGGIRWSGIDENFMLKALPGTFVAGEMLDWEAPTGGYLLTACLATGRAAARGIEAWLQH, from the coding sequence ATGAACCAGAAGCAGATTGCAATCATCGGCGGCGGCCCGGCGGGTCTCGCGGCTGCCGAACTGCTTTCCCGTTCCGGTCATGCGGTGACCGTCTATGACGCCATGCCGACCTTTGCCCGCAAGTTCCTGCTGGCCGGCAAATCCGGTCTCAACATCACCCATTCCGAGGATTACGCCCGCTTCATCACGCGCTTCGGCGCGGCTTTCGCCCGCCTGCAAACCGCTCTTGATGCCTTTACCCCTGATGACATCAGGGATTGGGCAGCAGGGCTCGGCACCGACACCTTCGTCGGCTCGTCCGGCCGGGTTTTCCCGAAGGTGATGAAGGCTTCGCCTTTGCTGCGCGCCTGGCTCAGGCGGCTGGAGGCGCAGGGCGTCACGCTGCGCACCCGCCACCGCTGGGCCGGTTTTGCCGAAAACGGCTATGCTTTCGAAACGCCCGAAGGGCGCAGCATCGTCCATTGCAACGCAGCCTTGCTCGCGCTCGGCGGCGCAAGCTGGCCGCGCCTCGGCTCCGATGCTGCCTGGGTGCCTTGGCTGGTCGGCAGGGGTGTGGAAATTGCCACTTTTCAACCCGCCAATTGCGGCTTCGTGGTCGGCTGGCGCGGGAACTTCAGCGAGCGTTTCGCCGGCGAGCCGGTAAAATCAGTCACCGCCACGTCCGAGGCCGGCACTTTTCCCGGCGAATTCGTCATCACCGGCAGCGGCATCGAAGGCAGCCTCGTCTATACCCATACGGCCGCGTTGCGCGACCGGCTGCTGAACCATGGCAGCGCCGTCCTGACGCTCGACCTCACACCCGGCCGCACCATCGAGAGGCTGAGCCGCGACCTTGCGCGGCAGGATGCCAAGTCGAGCTTTTCAAACCGCCTGCGCAAGGGCGCCGGCCTCGACGGCGTCAAAGCGGCGCTGCTGCGCGAACTCGCTCCCGAGCGCGACCGAACCGATCCGGAGCGTCTCGCCGGCATGATCAAGGCCCTGCCGGTGCCGGTGATCGAAACCCGGCCGATCGGCGAGGCGATCTCCTCGGCCGGCGGCATCCGCTGGAGCGGCATCGACGAAAACTTCATGTTGAAGGCGCTGCCGGGCACCTTCGTTGCCGGCGAAATGCTCGACTGGGAGGCGCCGACCGGCGGCTACCTCCTCACCGCCTGCCTGGCGACCGGCCGGGCGGCGGCCCGCGGCATAGAAGCCTGGTTGCAACACTAG
- a CDS encoding heavy metal translocating P-type ATPase, whose amino-acid sequence MAESETRYRVGGMDCASCATKIDTAVRRLAGVADVSVSVMAGTMTVRHDGSSDLKAIEKKVTGLGYSVAPLAGSAAPAHASPQNRQDHGHDHGDHAGHDHDHEGHDHAGHSHDHDHSHDHGEQEIEGLHGHDHAPMAGPWWQSRKGRLTILSGAALVAAYAVGHLVPAIASYAFIVAMLIGLVPIARRAIMAAFSGTPFSIEMLMTIAAVGAVIINAGEEAATVVFLFLVGELLEGVAAGKARESIQSLTGLVPKNALLEDNGQTREVAAESLSVGAIIMVRPGDRISADGIIISGESAIDEAPVTGESTPVRKGIDAVVFAGTVNGDAVLRVRVTAAAADNTIARVVKLVEEAQESKAPTERFIDRFSRYYTPGVVVVAALVAVVPPLLFAGPWGEWVYKGLAILLIGCPCALVISTPAAIAASLSSGARRGLLMKGGAVLETLGKVTMVAFDKTGTLTEGKPQVTDIISFGLSEAQVLSRAAVLEQGSSHPLALAILNRAKADGVPVPPAFELEALPGKGVSGKVGGEALDLLSPPAARERGTLGAEQDARITALNDEGKSVSVLLVNGVAVGLIAMRDEPREDAEAGLAALKSAGVKAIMLTGDNKRTAAAVAGMLGIDWRGEMMPEDKQRVVGELKRQGFVVAKVGDGINDAPALAAADIGIAMGGGTDVALETADAAVLHGRVGDVARMIELSKRTMRNILQNITIALGLKAVFLVTTIAGITGLWPAILADTGATVLVTINALRLLRIKI is encoded by the coding sequence ATGGCTGAGAGCGAGACACGATACCGGGTTGGCGGCATGGATTGCGCCTCCTGCGCAACCAAGATCGATACGGCGGTCAGACGCTTGGCGGGTGTCGCCGATGTTTCCGTTTCGGTGATGGCGGGCACGATGACCGTGCGGCACGATGGCAGCAGTGATCTCAAGGCGATCGAGAAGAAGGTGACCGGGCTCGGCTATTCCGTCGCGCCGCTTGCTGGAAGTGCTGCGCCTGCGCATGCGAGCCCACAGAATCGTCAGGACCACGGACATGATCACGGCGATCACGCGGGCCATGACCACGACCATGAAGGGCACGATCATGCAGGCCATAGCCATGACCATGACCATTCTCACGATCACGGCGAGCAGGAAATCGAGGGGTTGCACGGGCACGACCATGCGCCAATGGCCGGTCCCTGGTGGCAAAGCAGGAAGGGCCGGCTGACCATCCTTTCGGGGGCGGCACTCGTTGCCGCCTATGCCGTCGGCCATCTCGTGCCGGCGATTGCATCCTATGCCTTCATCGTCGCCATGCTGATCGGGCTGGTGCCGATCGCTCGGCGCGCCATCATGGCCGCCTTCTCAGGCACACCGTTTTCGATCGAGATGCTGATGACGATCGCCGCCGTCGGCGCCGTCATCATCAATGCCGGCGAAGAGGCGGCAACTGTCGTGTTTCTGTTCCTCGTCGGCGAGCTGCTGGAAGGGGTGGCAGCGGGCAAGGCGCGGGAAAGCATCCAGTCGCTGACGGGTCTGGTGCCGAAGAACGCGCTGCTCGAAGACAATGGCCAGACACGGGAGGTGGCGGCGGAAAGCCTTTCGGTCGGTGCCATCATCATGGTTCGTCCTGGCGATCGGATCTCGGCGGACGGCATTATCATTTCAGGCGAGAGCGCGATCGATGAGGCGCCGGTGACGGGCGAGAGCACGCCGGTACGCAAGGGCATTGATGCCGTCGTTTTTGCCGGCACGGTGAATGGCGATGCGGTGCTCAGGGTTCGCGTCACGGCGGCTGCCGCCGACAATACCATCGCCCGCGTCGTCAAGCTGGTGGAGGAAGCTCAGGAATCGAAGGCGCCGACCGAACGCTTCATCGATCGGTTCTCGCGCTATTACACACCCGGCGTGGTCGTGGTCGCAGCGCTGGTCGCGGTCGTTCCGCCGCTGCTGTTTGCTGGGCCGTGGGGCGAATGGGTCTATAAGGGCCTTGCGATCCTTTTGATCGGCTGCCCCTGCGCGCTCGTCATCTCGACGCCGGCGGCGATCGCCGCCTCGCTTTCATCCGGTGCGCGGCGCGGGCTGCTGATGAAGGGCGGCGCGGTGCTGGAAACGCTCGGCAAGGTGACGATGGTCGCCTTCGACAAAACAGGCACGCTGACGGAAGGCAAGCCGCAGGTGACTGACATCATTTCCTTTGGCCTGAGCGAGGCGCAGGTGCTGTCGCGCGCGGCGGTGCTGGAGCAGGGTTCCAGCCATCCGCTGGCGCTGGCGATCCTCAACCGCGCCAAGGCGGACGGCGTTCCCGTGCCGCCGGCCTTCGAGCTGGAAGCGCTGCCGGGCAAGGGTGTCAGCGGCAAAGTCGGCGGCGAGGCGCTGGATCTGCTGTCGCCGCCCGCCGCCCGCGAGCGCGGAACGCTCGGCGCGGAACAGGATGCACGCATTACGGCGCTGAACGACGAGGGCAAGAGCGTGTCGGTGCTGCTCGTCAACGGTGTTGCGGTCGGCCTGATCGCCATGCGCGACGAGCCGCGCGAGGATGCCGAGGCCGGGCTCGCTGCCCTCAAATCAGCAGGCGTCAAGGCGATAATGTTGACGGGCGACAACAAGCGGACGGCAGCAGCCGTTGCCGGCATGCTCGGCATCGACTGGCGCGGTGAGATGATGCCGGAAGACAAGCAGCGGGTCGTCGGCGAATTGAAGCGCCAGGGCTTCGTCGTCGCCAAGGTCGGCGACGGCATCAACGATGCTCCGGCCCTGGCGGCGGCCGATATCGGCATTGCTATGGGTGGCGGCACCGATGTGGCGCTGGAGACGGCGGATGCCGCCGTGCTGCACGGACGCGTCGGCGACGTGGCGCGGATGATCGAACTTTCCAAGCGAACGATGCGCAACATCCTGCAGAACATCACTATCGCACTCGGGCTGAAGGCGGTGTTTCTGGTGACGACGATCGCCGGCATCACCGGGCTCTGGCCAGCGATCCTCGCCGATACCGGCGCCACCGTGCTGGTGACGATCAATGCGCTGCGGCTGCTTCGAATAAAGATATGA
- the nrdI gene encoding class Ib ribonucleoside-diphosphate reductase assembly flavoprotein NrdI → MGLIVYYSSRSENTHRFVVKLGLRAARIPPGGADAFHIREPFVLIVPTYSGDGGKGAVPKQVIRFLNDAENRGHIRGVIAAGNSNFGETYGLAGNVVSQKCQVPYLYRFELMGTEDDVAKVKHGMERFWTREQT, encoded by the coding sequence ATGGGCCTGATCGTCTATTATTCCAGCCGATCCGAGAACACCCATCGGTTCGTCGTCAAGCTCGGACTGCGCGCGGCGCGCATTCCGCCAGGTGGCGCAGACGCATTCCATATCCGCGAACCCTTCGTGCTGATCGTGCCGACCTATAGCGGCGACGGCGGCAAGGGCGCCGTTCCCAAGCAGGTGATCCGTTTCCTCAACGATGCGGAAAACCGCGGACACATCCGCGGCGTAATCGCCGCGGGCAATAGCAATTTCGGCGAGACATACGGGCTCGCCGGCAACGTGGTCTCGCAGAAATGCCAGGTGCCGTACCTTTACCGGTTCGAGCTCATGGGCACCGAAGACGACGTCGCCAAGGTCAAACACGGAATGGAACGATTTTGGACACGGGAACAAACCTGA
- the msrB gene encoding peptide-methionine (R)-S-oxide reductase MsrB, giving the protein MLNRRLLLMGAAFGALVVRSGLAGKAIAGETFAVTHTEEEWRKLLTPDQYVILRQAGTEHPFTSALLHEERKGNFACAGCEQDLFSSTTKFDSGTGWPSFWAPLENAVGTTGDTTFSMARTAVHCSRCGGHLGHVFDDGPKPTGLRYCMNGLAMTFRPTSA; this is encoded by the coding sequence ATGCTGAACAGACGATTGTTGCTGATGGGCGCTGCTTTTGGCGCACTTGTGGTTCGCTCAGGCCTGGCCGGTAAGGCGATCGCCGGCGAGACGTTTGCGGTGACCCACACCGAGGAGGAATGGCGCAAGCTGCTGACGCCGGATCAATATGTCATCCTGCGCCAGGCGGGGACGGAACATCCCTTCACCAGTGCCTTGCTGCATGAGGAGCGAAAGGGCAATTTCGCCTGCGCCGGCTGCGAACAGGACCTTTTTTCCTCGACCACCAAATTCGACAGCGGCACCGGCTGGCCGAGCTTCTGGGCGCCGCTTGAAAATGCCGTCGGCACCACCGGCGACACGACCTTCAGCATGGCACGTACCGCCGTGCACTGCAGCCGTTGCGGCGGTCACCTCGGCCATGTCTTCGATGACGGCCCGAAGCCAACCGGGCTTCGCTACTGCATGAATGGGCTCGCCATGACATTCCGTCCGACTTCGGCCTGA
- the nrdE gene encoding class 1b ribonucleoside-diphosphate reductase subunit alpha, whose product MDTGTNLTRDAGAKPHHTIAQPAGERPSKAAETLDYHALNAMLNLYDDEGRIQLDKDRMAAKQYFLQHVNQNTVFFHNLREKLDYLVTEGYYEQEVLDQYSFNFVRDLFDQAYAKKFRFPTFLGAFKYYTSYTLKTFDGKRYLERYEDRICMVALALARGDEALARDMVDEIISGRFQPATPTFLNAGKKQRGELVSCFLLRVEDNMESIGRSINSALQLSKRGGGVALSLTNIREAGAPIKHIENQSSGIIPVMKLLEDSFSYANQLGARQGAGAVYLNAHHPDIMRFLDTKRENADEKIRIKTLSLGVVVPDITFELAKNNEDMYLFSPYDVERVYGVPFTEISVTEKYREMADDARISKKKIKAREFFQVLAEIQFESGYPYIMFEDTVNRANPIAGRISMSNLCSEILQVSEASEYNDDLSYKHLGKDISCNLGSLNIAAAMDSADFGKTIETSIRALTAVSDMSHISSVPSIEKGNDESHAIGLGQMNLHGYLARERIFYGSEEGVDFTNIYFYTVTYHAIRASNLLAVERGASFKGFENSKYASGEYFDKYTDRPWEPATEKVKALFETAGIHIPTQEDWAALKKAVMASGLYNQNLQAVPPTGSISYINHSTSSIHPIVSKIEIRKEGKIGRVYYPAPFMTNDNLDYYQDAYEIGPEKIIDTYAAATQHVDQGLSLTLFFRDTATTRDINKAQIHAWKKGIKTIYYIRLRQMALSGTEVQGCVSCTL is encoded by the coding sequence TTGGACACGGGAACAAACCTGACGCGGGATGCGGGCGCAAAACCGCATCACACTATTGCTCAGCCCGCCGGGGAGAGGCCGTCGAAGGCAGCCGAAACCCTCGACTATCACGCGCTGAACGCGATGCTGAACCTCTATGACGATGAGGGGCGGATCCAGCTCGACAAGGATCGAATGGCTGCCAAGCAATATTTCCTGCAGCATGTAAACCAGAACACGGTGTTCTTCCACAATCTGAGGGAAAAGCTCGATTACCTCGTGACCGAGGGTTATTACGAGCAGGAGGTTCTCGACCAGTATTCCTTCAATTTCGTGCGGGATCTGTTCGACCAAGCCTATGCCAAGAAATTTCGTTTCCCAACCTTCCTCGGCGCCTTCAAATATTACACCAGCTATACGCTGAAGACCTTCGACGGAAAGCGCTATCTCGAGCGCTATGAGGACCGCATCTGCATGGTGGCTCTGGCCTTGGCGCGCGGCGACGAGGCCCTTGCCCGCGACATGGTCGACGAGATCATTTCCGGCCGCTTCCAGCCGGCAACGCCGACCTTCCTCAACGCCGGCAAGAAGCAGCGCGGCGAACTGGTTTCCTGCTTCCTGCTGCGCGTCGAGGACAATATGGAATCGATCGGTCGGTCGATCAATTCGGCGCTGCAATTGTCGAAGCGCGGCGGCGGCGTGGCGCTGTCGCTGACGAATATCCGCGAGGCAGGCGCGCCGATCAAGCATATCGAGAACCAGTCCTCAGGCATCATCCCTGTCATGAAGCTGCTCGAAGATAGCTTCTCCTACGCCAACCAGCTCGGCGCGCGGCAGGGGGCAGGTGCGGTCTATCTCAACGCCCACCACCCCGACATCATGCGCTTCCTCGACACCAAGCGCGAAAATGCCGACGAGAAGATCCGCATCAAGACGCTGTCGCTCGGCGTCGTCGTGCCCGATATCACCTTCGAGCTAGCCAAGAACAACGAGGATATGTATCTTTTCTCGCCCTATGACGTGGAGCGCGTCTATGGCGTACCCTTCACCGAGATTTCGGTGACGGAAAAGTACCGCGAGATGGCTGATGATGCCCGCATCTCCAAGAAGAAGATCAAGGCGCGCGAATTCTTTCAGGTGCTTGCCGAAATCCAGTTCGAGAGCGGCTACCCCTACATCATGTTCGAGGACACGGTGAACCGGGCGAACCCGATCGCCGGGCGTATTTCGATGAGCAATCTCTGCTCGGAGATCCTGCAGGTGAGCGAGGCGAGCGAATATAATGACGACCTTTCCTACAAACATCTCGGCAAGGATATTTCCTGCAATCTCGGCTCGCTGAATATCGCGGCGGCAATGGATTCGGCCGATTTCGGCAAGACGATCGAGACCTCGATCCGGGCGCTGACGGCCGTTTCCGACATGAGTCACATTTCCTCGGTTCCCTCGATCGAGAAGGGCAATGACGAGAGCCATGCGATCGGCCTCGGCCAGATGAACCTGCACGGCTATCTCGCTCGTGAACGCATCTTCTACGGCTCCGAGGAAGGCGTCGACTTCACCAACATCTATTTCTACACGGTGACCTATCACGCGATCCGCGCCTCGAACCTTTTGGCGGTCGAACGCGGCGCGAGCTTCAAGGGCTTCGAGAACTCGAAATATGCCTCCGGCGAATATTTCGACAAATATACCGACCGGCCCTGGGAGCCGGCGACGGAAAAGGTGAAGGCACTGTTCGAGACGGCGGGCATCCACATTCCGACGCAGGAAGATTGGGCGGCACTGAAGAAGGCGGTGATGGCTTCCGGCCTCTATAACCAGAACCTGCAGGCGGTGCCGCCGACAGGGTCGATCTCCTACATCAACCACTCGACCTCCTCGATCCATCCGATCGTCTCGAAGATCGAGATCCGCAAGGAAGGCAAGATCGGCCGCGTCTATTATCCGGCGCCGTTCATGACCAACGACAATCTCGACTATTATCAGGATGCCTACGAGATCGGGCCGGAGAAGATCATCGACACCTATGCGGCGGCGACCCAGCATGTCGACCAGGGCCTGTCGCTGACCTTGTTCTTCCGCGACACGGCAACGACGCGCGACATCAACAAGGCGCAGATCCATGCCTGGAAGAAGGGCATCAAGACGATCTACTACATCCGCCTTCGCCAGATGGCGCTGTCCGGCACCGAGGTGCAGGGCTGCGTGTCTTGTACGCTGTAA
- a CDS encoding helix-turn-helix domain-containing protein: protein MHEHSAHAEHVYTSAQRNSAAASSPVVASWRRCMTMHQLAPEDQRAPLRLTDHEFRRAREQSEQLIASATEELDRLFTTVGKAGCCLLLTDKNGIALERRGAAGDDKEFRELGLWTGSVWTEASIGTNGIGTALADERAVAIFRDQHFFSSNTSLSCTTAPIRDHRGRVAAALDISTCREDVNEMTLAIVTQTVRDAAMRIELNLFRSAFAGARFLMVPAGANSAAALLAVDRHDLVLGATRAARVALLLDDKRIAAGIPAADALHEAGVSQQDEIVEAEKAALSRALSRASGNVSQAAIALGISRATLHRKMKKLDLH from the coding sequence ATGCACGAACACTCAGCGCACGCCGAGCACGTCTACACGTCTGCCCAGCGCAATTCTGCGGCGGCGAGTTCTCCTGTTGTCGCCTCATGGCGGCGGTGCATGACCATGCACCAGCTCGCCCCCGAGGACCAGCGGGCTCCACTGCGCCTCACCGACCATGAATTCCGCCGTGCGCGCGAGCAGTCCGAACAGCTGATTGCCAGCGCGACGGAAGAGCTCGATCGTCTCTTTACCACCGTTGGCAAGGCCGGTTGCTGCCTGCTTCTGACCGACAAGAACGGCATCGCGCTGGAGCGTCGGGGCGCTGCCGGAGACGACAAGGAATTCCGCGAACTCGGCCTCTGGACCGGCTCGGTCTGGACCGAGGCCAGCATCGGCACCAACGGCATCGGCACCGCACTTGCCGACGAGCGTGCCGTCGCCATCTTCCGCGATCAGCATTTTTTCAGCTCGAATACCAGCCTCAGCTGCACGACGGCGCCGATCCGCGATCATCGTGGGCGGGTGGCAGCAGCCCTCGACATCTCCACATGTCGCGAAGACGTCAACGAGATGACGCTAGCGATCGTGACGCAGACCGTGCGCGATGCGGCGATGCGCATCGAGCTCAACCTTTTCCGCTCGGCCTTTGCCGGCGCTCGTTTCCTGATGGTCCCGGCCGGCGCCAATTCCGCCGCCGCCCTGCTGGCCGTCGACAGGCACGATCTGGTGCTCGGCGCGACGCGCGCCGCCCGCGTCGCGTTGCTGCTGGACGACAAGCGCATCGCTGCCGGCATTCCGGCCGCCGATGCCCTGCATGAGGCTGGCGTCTCCCAGCAGGACGAGATCGTCGAGGCGGAGAAGGCGGCACTCTCGCGGGCGTTGTCGCGCGCCAGCGGCAATGTTTCGCAGGCGGCGATCGCGCTCGGCATCAGCCGCGCCACGCTGCACAGGAAGATGAAAAAGCTCGATCTCCACTGA
- a CDS encoding adenylate/guanylate cyclase domain-containing protein, whose translation MSSFLNKAGTAVEAEEGVWPIRRRRILDWLVNDTRGERFIDNILVEMCEKLLASGVPVARVTLHFRTNHPQWIGARILWKEGLAEAKINTFAYGVENTPEFLKSPVNAIHQGSEEVRRQLEGTADGDEDSFYQELRDDGLTEYIAWPLEHTFGKRHVATFSTSRPGGFTSEHVDFLRDLLPALTLVSEIRLKNIMARTLLQTYVGPHASEQILAGVTTRGSGATVGAAIMICDLRDFTAISDLWPRDDVIHLLNDYFDAMSDPIERYGGEILKFMGDGLLAIFPLSKETACHDLLQSIREGQGLMAQLNQQYAGNGREPLRYGVGVHVGDVMYGNIGSRRRLDFTVIGPAVNVASRLETLTKEVKRPVLLSRAFVEMAGCAEEMDSLGTFPLRGLGEPVDVFAFPEAR comes from the coding sequence ATGTCGTCTTTTTTGAACAAGGCCGGGACTGCCGTCGAAGCGGAAGAGGGCGTCTGGCCGATCCGCAGAAGACGGATTCTCGACTGGCTGGTGAACGATACGCGCGGCGAGCGGTTCATCGACAATATCCTGGTGGAAATGTGCGAGAAGCTTTTGGCATCAGGAGTGCCGGTGGCGCGGGTGACATTGCATTTCAGGACGAACCATCCGCAATGGATCGGCGCCCGCATCCTCTGGAAGGAAGGCCTGGCAGAGGCGAAGATCAACACTTTCGCCTATGGTGTCGAAAACACGCCGGAGTTCCTGAAGAGTCCCGTCAACGCGATCCATCAGGGTTCGGAGGAGGTGCGTAGACAGCTGGAAGGCACAGCCGACGGCGACGAGGATTCATTCTATCAGGAACTGCGCGATGACGGCCTCACGGAGTATATCGCCTGGCCGCTCGAGCATACTTTCGGCAAACGGCACGTCGCGACATTTTCCACCAGCCGGCCCGGCGGTTTTACGAGCGAGCATGTCGATTTCCTGCGTGATCTGCTGCCGGCCTTGACGCTCGTCAGCGAAATTCGGCTGAAGAACATCATGGCGCGCACGCTGCTGCAGACGTATGTCGGACCGCATGCGAGCGAACAGATCCTGGCGGGCGTCACGACGCGCGGCAGCGGTGCGACCGTCGGTGCGGCAATCATGATCTGCGACCTGCGCGACTTTACGGCGATCTCCGATCTCTGGCCGCGCGACGATGTCATCCATCTGCTCAATGATTATTTCGACGCCATGTCGGACCCGATCGAACGCTATGGCGGAGAGATCCTGAAGTTCATGGGCGACGGATTGCTGGCGATCTTCCCGCTGAGCAAGGAAACGGCCTGTCACGATCTGCTGCAGTCGATCCGCGAAGGGCAGGGGTTGATGGCGCAATTGAACCAGCAGTATGCGGGCAACGGACGCGAACCGCTGCGCTACGGCGTCGGCGTGCATGTCGGCGACGTCATGTACGGCAATATCGGCTCGCGCCGGCGGCTCGATTTCACCGTCATCGGCCCGGCGGTCAATGTCGCCTCGCGGCTGGAAACCCTGACCAAGGAGGTCAAGCGGCCGGTACTCCTGTCGCGGGCCTTCGTCGAAATGGCGGGCTGTGCGGAGGAGATGGACAGTCTCGGCACCTTCCCGCTGCGCGGGCTCGGCGAGCCGGTCGATGTTTTCGCCTTTCCAGAGGCCAGGTAG